CCGCCCCTGTCCATCCATCATCCGACGAAAGGAGAATGTACCTTAATGGGGGTCTCTTTTTTGTCCGAATGATGGGGTCCACTTAAGTCCTTGAACCTGAAATACTATGTCGTTAGGTCCTGGGTTGCGTCCGTTCTTTTTCTTCCACTTATTCAAATATCGCATGAACCGGCTATCTTGAACCGGCATATTAGCTCCAGTAATGCAAAATTTCTCATCAAGATATGCATTCCATCTCTTGAAATCGATCGTATCATCAACTTCAGTATCAAAAATCTCGTGGTATGTATATTCAGAGCCCTTTCGAAACAATAATAGATTGTCATGTTTCTTTGCAAAGTAAGCATGTGTCTGCCCCTGAAAAGTTCGATAATGCCAAATTAAATCATTTACCAAATAAGGGCGACCAAATACTTCATCCATAACCAGCCGGACATATCCGTTTACCCTCCAATCACAATGTAAATAAATACTTCCGTTTTCCGCCAGCAAGTCCCGCATCAGGACCATTCGCTCGTAAATCATGGCGATGAAAGAATCCGCGCCCTGGCCCCAGGTGTCACGGTAGGCGATCTCCTCGAGGATGTTGGGCTTCTTTGTGAAGGTCTCATCGCCTATTTCAATATCCATCGAGAAATCCGCGCCCACATCGAAGGGCGGATCGATGTAAATAAGCTTCAACCCGCCTTGCTTTTCAATTTCTTCACGTAGCGGGCCGTTTTTCAGTGAGGAGAGGATTAGCTTGTTCTCGCCCCAGATGAGCTTGTTCGTCCACCCACTGAGCTGGCGGCCGCGGGTATCAAAAAGCCCCATTTGCAAAGCCGTATCCGCCGGTTTTTCAGCGCGCGGTTCGTCCACCTGCTCAATGACCTGGAAGGGTAAGACAATATTGCAGACCTCGCTAGTTTTACCGTTCCAAACCAGCTCAACTTCGCGCTTTTCATCGAACAGCAGGAAGCGGTATTTATCCGGAAGGGGCTTATCGGCTTCGAGGTAGCGGAGGATGTCCTGTCGTTCCTGTTCGGTGAGTCGTGGCATGAAGATCCCCTTCCAACTACTGAATCATCCTATTCGCAAGATGAAATGAGGAAATAAAGAATATTCTTAATCATACAGGTAAATATGTAAAA
The Anaerolineales bacterium genome window above contains:
- a CDS encoding site-specific DNA-methyltransferase; this translates as MPRLTEQERQDILRYLEADKPLPDKYRFLLFDEKREVELVWNGKTSEVCNIVLPFQVIEQVDEPRAEKPADTALQMGLFDTRGRQLSGWTNKLIWGENKLILSSLKNGPLREEIEKQGGLKLIYIDPPFDVGADFSMDIEIGDETFTKKPNILEEIAYRDTWGQGADSFIAMIYERMVLMRDLLAENGSIYLHCDWRVNGYVRLVMDEVFGRPYLVNDLIWHYRTFQGQTHAYFAKKHDNLLLFRKGSEYTYHEIFDTEVDDTIDFKRWNAYLDEKFCITGANMPVQDSRFMRYLNKWKKKNGRNPGPNDIVFQVQGLKWTPSFGQKRDPH